In Ananas comosus cultivar F153 linkage group 10, ASM154086v1, whole genome shotgun sequence, the sequence cattcttttcttcttctttgtttttttcatGGTTAAGTTTCCAAATATGTAGAAATGGAGACGGTTGGAACATGGCCATTTTACATGGAAGATGTTGTGATGACCTCTTCTTTGCTATTGAAAGCAGCTTTTTGATCACACACCAACATAAGTAGAATAAACCTACAACCACGATGAACTATTTACTTCCAGCTCCTCTAGCTCTTGAAAGAGATTTTCCTCTATGATGGGATCATACATATTGACGCACGTGCGCACGAACGAGAGAGATAGAGTCACCTATGGTTTGCAAATCAATTTTTATGTACAGTTATAACAAATGTCCTTAAGGGAGCAAATTCTTCACTAGTGGTCATTGCAATGCACCATAGAAGGCGCACCAGGGTCGCAATTAGATGGAACTTTCTTTGGTCTAACTAGTTCTCTACTTCAAGAATATGTAGAATTAACCTATACAACTCTGAACATGAATATGAATACAAAATGGGAAACGCTAAAATGTAATCATTTTTACATATCCACACAACAGACAACACTACAAGACCAAGATATTGAACCTATATCCACAAAGGTTTCTGGATTTTACAGGTGTAGAATCACGGAGAAATGCCCAAGTGTTTAGAGTTTGATTCGAGTCTATTAAGTCCGAAAGTAAAGGCAAAAGCAGTGAGTTCTACTGCGAAAGTAATTACTTCCATCAGTTTTACCTCTTTGCCTAATGAAGGGCCTTATTCTATACCCTGCTCATTACAACATTAAGATGGAGTTGAGTTGCATTGTAACTCGATGGATCACAGCGAATAGGATTTTCAGATAAATTCTGTTGTTCGATAAGAAATGAGACTGAACAGAAGCTACTGAACTCCATTATGTTCTTCCCTTTGAACTCTATGGCAATCAGAAAGAGTATTTTTGGTATACAAGTTTTCTCATGTTTAAGAAATTCAAATCATGCCAAATAGATCCTCAAATCCTACATCCACGTAAATCAGGGGAAATCGACACAAATCATGAAGTAATAAGATTTCAATCAAGGGAAGTAAGATTTAGTGAATTGTAATTCCATCCAATACAGTGATTTGATCCCCATTCGAGCTTAACTTTCCTCACTAGGATGAAGCTTTTCTTCCTTCTACACACATCAGCAGAAGCCACTAAGCACAGGAAGGAAACTAAACCTTTATAGCTTTTTCCAAAAGCATAGCTATGTTCCAAAAGCTCGCACACTCCATTTGAACTCTCAACGAGAGCACTACATACTGTAGTTTCCTTACGAAATGCAAAAACTACTCTTCAATTTCGATTGCCAATGCTACATAATCGTTTCTATAATCTCTTAATACAACAATTAACCTTCATTGAATTGTATGCCGAGGCAGATAACGCAAAGATTCCAACTTTATTCATCAAAAATAGTTCAAAAACCATAATCCAACGTAAAATTcccaaaaaaagaaacgaaGGAACCCTAACCTCGTTCACTCATCGAGCTGCTTGAGCTCGGCCTTTAGCTGCTCGATCTTGAGCCCCATGGAGCGCTGCAGCgccgccctctccctctccgggAGCCTCGCGAGGAGCCCCTCGAACAAGCCCAACACCTCCCTCACCGCGTCGCGCGCGCACTGCGCCTCCTCATCGAAGTACACGGTGTCCTTCGACTCGAGCGCCGCCTCGATCTCCTCCCGCGCCTCCGCGAACT encodes:
- the LOC109716358 gene encoding uncharacterized protein LOC109716358, whose amino-acid sequence is MQRSARHLLLRSISSYPFRSSRPPKPHSLLGTLIDLPLKPHLFASRNPTIHFGRRFGTGDPAADHGKEVDEINLKFAEAREEIEAALESKDTVYFDEEAQCARDAVREVLGLFEGLLARLPERERAALQRSMGLKIEQLKAELKQLDE